From Amphiprion ocellaris isolate individual 3 ecotype Okinawa chromosome 10, ASM2253959v1, whole genome shotgun sequence, one genomic window encodes:
- the LOC111568594 gene encoding otolin-1-like: protein MLCSSDRVMLRLLGLLVLSSLCSAMLHPNSTQPSMERSSNSDNNTIYWTGSEHNPPWPPNPHSGPLPTGPPWPSDGNMTEMLRMFLPGGSSMPPMPPMPPKPPMPPKPDPQICDFLFSLPVPPPADQIPPFCICSHCKGTVGPKGDRGDRGLPGDPGSPGRSGTMGFKGHRGFTGPQGMKGQKGDIGEKGHAGTTGFTGMKGDRGFKGEKGDQGAMGAPGAEGPQGETGTCPTTCDSVPGEPGEQGMTGPAGARGLPGMKGSEGPKGMKGDKGDLGRPGEPGMNGQKGEEGEQGMCECTDGADGVDGMPGEKGDNGAKGDTGAKGEQGNMGPKGNQGDMGIMGPRGPCSPAIQSAFSASINQSFPIHDWPISFPRVLTNKQGHFNPLMGIYTAPVNGTYIFCFHLAVAKKPLKVGLFHNFYPKVKVTEGTYPTTTSHKIVLHLALGDEVWMQVKNSDTNGMYTDTENTSTFSGFLLYPDSCEFPRSRSPIVPHPTRGTYSWGNSEGITTPSQN, encoded by the exons ATGCTGTGCAGCTCAGACAGAGTG ATGTTGAGGCTGCTGGGACTCCTCGTCCTGAGCTCCCTGTGCTCGGCCATGTTGCATCCAAACAGCACCCAGCCCAGCATGGAAAGAAGCTCGAACTCCGACAACAACACCATTTACTGGACCGGATCAGAACATAACCCCCCCTGGCCACCCAACCCTCACAGCGGCCCCCTGCCCACAGGTCCACCGTGGCCATCTGACGGCAACATGACTGAAATGCTTCGGATGTTTTTGCCCGGCGGCTCCTCCATGCCCCCGATGCCCCCGATGCCCCCGAAGCCCCCGATGCCCCCAAAGCCCGATCCACAAATCTGCGACTTCCTGTTCAGCTTACCGGTACCGCCGCCTGCCGACCAGATCCCGCCTTTCTGCATCTGTTCGCACTGTAAAGGAACTGTGGGACCCAAAGGAGACCGAGGAGACCGAGGCCTTCCAG GTGACCCTGGGAGTCCTGGGAGAAGTGGAACGATGGGCTTCAAAGGTCATCGAGGATTCACAGGCCCTCAAGGAATGAAGG GTCAAAAAGGAGACATTGGGGAGAAAGGACATGCTGGCACAACTGGTTTCACCGGGATGAAGGGAGACCGAGGATTCAAAG GAGAAAAAGGTGACCAAGGAGCTATGGGGGCCCCTggtgcagagggcccccagggAGAAACCGGCACATGCCCAACCACTTGTGACAGTGTCCCGGGTGAACCAGGTGAACAAGGCATGACTGGACCAGCTGGAGCCCGGGGCCTGCCTGGGATGAAGGGATCTGAGGGACCCAAGGGTATGAAGGGTGATAAGGGGGACTTAGGCAGACCTGGGGAACCTGGTATGAACGGCCAGAAGGGGGAGGAAGGTGAGCAGGGAATGTGTGAGTGCACTGACGGGGCAGACGGTGTTGATGGAATGCCAGGAGAAAAGGGCGACAATGGGGCCAAAGGTGACACTGGTGCAAAGGGTGAACAGGGCAACATGGGGCCAAAAGGCAACCAGGGTGATATGGGTATCATGGGGCCACGTGGTCCCTGCTCTCCGGCCATCCAGTCAGCGTTCTCAGCATCTATCAACCAGTCATTTCCTATTCATGACTGGCCCATTTCTTTCCCACGTGTCCTCACCAACAAGCAGGGACACTTTAACCCATTAATGGGTATCTACACGGCCCCTGTCAACGGCACCTACATCTTCTGCTTCCACCTTGCAGTTGCCAAGAAGCCACTTAAAGTTGGCTTGTTCCACAACTTCTACCCGAAAGTCAAAGTGACAGAAGGAACCTACCCAACCACCACTAGCCACAAGATTGTCCTCCACCTTGCGTTGGGAGACGAAGTATGGATGCAGGTCAAGAACAGCGACACCAACGGCATGTACACCGACACAGAAAACACCAGCACGTTCTCTGGGTTTCTGTTGTACCCTGACTCCTGCGAATTTCCCAGGAGTCGATCTCCCATCGTGCCACACCCAACTCGTGGAACCTACAGCTGGGGGAATTCTGAAGGCATCACCACCCCTTCGCAAAATTAG